A window of the Lactobacillus gasseri ATCC 33323 = JCM 1131 genome harbors these coding sequences:
- a CDS encoding ATP-binding cassette domain-containing protein, with product MSLKFANKKKLALYVFLACISACGNVVIAYVTKIMLNSAQYHRGSLKQLILIAALGAVSLIIIMFLNFAYRYLRSDITRDINLNLKEKTITYLIAQQNDSQKDGLNLMTNDLKQIESLKITNELMIISEIAAFAISIFVGLINSWLLTIIFVIATIIPGFIQKFFIKDIQNKSAIWEKQNAEYTQATVDAINGSKTAMLYDAQVPVISYVIKQAKQMENALRSLNYTQGAISTLIITIADIFSFIIPFLVGAILMFNGQIGAGTLVMIVQLSNDFINPITMILDQLNQIRSTKPIWDKVQKAINFNNKNETATNLSFNQLSVEKLTYTIDDKTILKNVSFTVNAKEKVLLMAPSGFGKTTLLRLLVGQLKPTSGSIIIDQQNLTGNWQKSHDYFSYINQKPFMFDRSLLFNLTLGKKYSKEELKNAIKLAGLTELVKEKGLDYQVGQTGNSLSGGQIQRIEIARSILAKRPILLADEATSALDNELSLQIHQTLLKNSNFAVIEVAHKISDQEKEMFDRIIDLSK from the coding sequence ATGTCACTAAAGTTTGCTAACAAAAAGAAGCTAGCACTTTATGTCTTTTTGGCCTGCATAAGTGCTTGTGGTAATGTCGTTATCGCTTATGTCACGAAGATTATGCTTAACAGCGCTCAATATCATCGTGGCTCATTAAAACAGTTAATTCTTATTGCTGCGCTGGGAGCAGTATCACTCATCATTATTATGTTTCTTAATTTTGCTTATAGATATTTACGTTCCGATATTACACGTGATATCAACTTGAATTTAAAAGAGAAAACTATCACTTATTTAATTGCTCAACAAAATGATTCACAAAAAGACGGTCTAAATTTAATGACCAATGATCTAAAGCAAATCGAATCACTAAAAATTACGAATGAATTAATGATTATTTCTGAGATTGCTGCTTTTGCAATTTCAATTTTTGTCGGTTTGATCAATTCCTGGCTTCTAACTATCATTTTCGTTATTGCTACAATTATTCCTGGTTTTATTCAAAAGTTTTTCATTAAGGATATTCAAAATAAATCTGCTATCTGGGAAAAGCAAAACGCTGAATATACTCAGGCTACAGTTGATGCAATTAATGGATCAAAAACGGCCATGTTGTATGATGCACAAGTTCCTGTTATTTCTTATGTCATCAAGCAGGCAAAACAAATGGAAAATGCATTACGCAGTCTTAACTACACTCAAGGTGCCATTTCTACGCTAATTATTACCATTGCTGATATCTTCAGCTTTATTATTCCATTCTTAGTAGGTGCCATTTTAATGTTTAATGGTCAAATTGGAGCTGGTACTTTAGTAATGATCGTGCAGCTATCCAACGATTTCATTAATCCAATTACAATGATTCTTGATCAGCTTAATCAAATTCGATCTACTAAGCCTATTTGGGATAAAGTTCAAAAAGCAATCAACTTTAATAATAAAAATGAAACTGCTACAAATCTATCTTTTAATCAGTTATCAGTTGAGAAATTAACATATACAATTGATGATAAAACTATCCTAAAGAACGTAAGCTTCACTGTTAATGCTAAAGAAAAAGTCCTTCTAATGGCGCCAAGTGGTTTTGGAAAAACAACTTTACTCCGACTTTTAGTAGGTCAATTAAAGCCAACAAGTGGTTCTATTATAATTGACCAACAGAATTTAACTGGCAATTGGCAGAAATCGCACGATTACTTTAGCTATATCAATCAAAAGCCGTTCATGTTTGACCGCAGTCTACTTTTTAATCTAACTTTAGGTAAAAAGTATTCCAAAGAGGAATTAAAGAATGCTATTAAATTAGCTGGTCTAACAGAATTAGTCAAAGAAAAAGGACTTGACTACCAGGTTGGTCAGACTGGTAATAGTCTCTCTGGTGGTCAAATCCAAAGAATCGAAATTGCCAGATCTATCTTAGCAAAGCGTCCAATTTTGCTAGCTGATGAAGCAACGAGTGCTTTAGATAATGAACTATCACTACAAATTCATCAGACTTTGCTGAAAAATTCAAATTTTGCAGTAATTGAAGTTGCTCATAAGATCTCCGACCAGGAAAAAGAAATGTTTGATAGGATTATTGACTTGAGCAAATAA
- a CDS encoding nitroreductase family protein, with protein sequence MNAIFERRAVREYTNEKVDEEKIQKLIDAFQAAPCALHQTDVMELSVITDQELLKKIEDNTNNSCYNAPLVFMINTKKDSQFGERDASVAAENVMVEAFELGLASVYVMGGAIALNKFPEIQKELGMDEGCETSVLLPIGYPANNGKPEDRSKRYKVVRK encoded by the coding sequence ATGAACGCAATTTTTGAAAGAAGAGCAGTTAGAGAATATACTAATGAAAAAGTTGATGAAGAAAAGATTCAAAAGTTAATCGATGCTTTTCAAGCTGCGCCGTGTGCACTGCATCAAACTGATGTTATGGAGTTGAGCGTAATTACGGATCAAGAACTTCTTAAGAAAATTGAAGATAATACTAACAATTCTTGTTATAATGCACCGCTTGTCTTTATGATCAATACTAAAAAAGATAGTCAATTTGGTGAAAGAGATGCTTCTGTAGCAGCAGAAAATGTGATGGTTGAAGCTTTCGAGTTGGGGTTAGCTTCTGTTTACGTAATGGGCGGAGCAATTGCGCTGAACAAATTCCCTGAAATTCAAAAAGAGTTGGGAATGGATGAAGGCTGCGAAACTTCTGTACTTTTGCCAATTGGTTATCCAGCTAATAATGGAAAGCCAGAAGATAGATCAAAACGTTATAAAGTTGTAAGAAAATAA
- a CDS encoding ABC transporter ATP-binding protein, producing MNYLFHYLRKRPGAVGVVIVLTIITSALRVTHALINVNIFNALIKLEFHGFFNWVIIDIVVFAILSVFLVLMQIQMAKTVQLLSLDLRKDIIRQLSGKSIEDFNKQDTGVYASWLTNDVTTVENDGFYNILQSVQIITDPLFSMIALAKFSWTFIPIIALVSLLTVFLPQLIHKRLASASLSTTKANGKLLNVINDSLRGFNTFSIFGVENQLETRITKAVFLLMNKKVKQAKYQSIANNIAGFSNILGQVGIQAWTGYLALEKIISIGVIGSSGNLAYNVFNSLAVIAPIWTEMTALEPIFDKYHLTEKKNYKEEGQDFTENKFNSLEVINLQKKYQDREVFTRPINLRICKNQKVGIYGKSGSGKTTFMKIISGQIRSYTGEIQLNKVELNRIKYSALQKILLYVEQTPYLFNDTVRYNLTLGEHFTDIEIIDALKKANLWETISNLPDGLDTEINENGNNFSGGQKQRLALARGLLRKRKLFLLDESTSNLDKKTALKVENTFLGLDDVTVIFVSHQLHNENKADFDQIVEI from the coding sequence ATGAATTACTTATTTCATTATTTAAGAAAAAGACCGGGAGCAGTAGGAGTTGTAATTGTTTTAACTATTATTACTTCGGCTCTAAGAGTGACGCACGCTTTAATTAACGTAAATATTTTTAACGCCTTAATTAAGTTAGAATTTCATGGCTTCTTTAATTGGGTAATAATTGATATTGTAGTGTTTGCAATTTTGTCTGTTTTCTTAGTGTTAATGCAAATTCAGATGGCTAAGACAGTGCAACTTTTAAGCTTAGACTTGAGAAAAGATATTATCCGTCAATTGTCAGGAAAATCAATTGAAGATTTTAATAAGCAGGACACAGGAGTCTATGCCTCTTGGTTAACTAATGACGTGACTACGGTAGAAAATGATGGCTTTTATAATATTTTGCAGAGTGTACAAATTATTACAGATCCCTTGTTTTCAATGATTGCTTTAGCTAAATTTTCATGGACCTTTATTCCAATTATTGCTTTAGTTTCTCTCTTAACAGTATTTTTGCCGCAACTTATTCATAAAAGGCTTGCCAGTGCCAGTCTTTCAACGACTAAGGCTAATGGAAAGTTGTTGAACGTAATTAATGATAGCTTGCGGGGATTTAATACCTTTTCAATTTTTGGGGTTGAAAATCAGCTGGAGACTAGAATTACTAAAGCAGTCTTTCTTTTAATGAATAAAAAAGTTAAGCAAGCAAAGTATCAATCAATTGCAAATAATATTGCAGGTTTTTCTAATATTTTAGGTCAAGTTGGAATTCAAGCATGGACAGGCTATTTAGCACTTGAAAAGATAATCTCAATAGGTGTAATAGGTTCGTCTGGAAACTTGGCTTATAATGTGTTTAATTCTTTAGCTGTGATTGCACCAATATGGACTGAAATGACAGCTTTAGAACCAATTTTTGATAAGTATCATTTAACTGAGAAAAAGAACTATAAAGAAGAGGGACAAGATTTTACTGAAAATAAGTTTAATTCTTTAGAAGTAATTAACTTACAAAAGAAGTATCAAGATAGAGAAGTGTTTACTCGTCCGATAAATCTACGTATTTGCAAAAATCAAAAAGTAGGGATTTATGGTAAATCAGGTAGTGGTAAAACTACTTTCATGAAAATTATTTCTGGACAAATAAGAAGTTATACCGGTGAGATTCAGCTAAATAAAGTAGAATTAAATCGAATAAAGTATAGTGCTCTCCAGAAAATTTTACTTTATGTGGAGCAAACGCCATATTTATTCAATGATACTGTGCGCTATAACCTGACCTTAGGAGAGCATTTTACGGATATTGAAATAATCGATGCACTCAAAAAGGCTAATTTATGGGAAACAATAAGTAACTTACCTGATGGACTAGATACAGAAATAAATGAAAATGGCAACAATTTTTCTGGTGGACAAAAACAGCGACTTGCTTTGGCGAGAGGGTTATTGAGAAAGAGAAAACTATTTTTACTTGATGAAAGTACTAGTAATTTAGATAAGAAAACAGCGCTTAAAGTGGAGAATACTTTTTTAGGGCTAGATGATGTAACTGTAATTTTTGTTAGTCATCAACTTCATAATGAAAATAAGGCTGATTTTGACCAGATTGTTGAGATTTGA
- a CDS encoding helix-turn-helix domain-containing protein, with product MTIGELLKQTRQSLGLTQTEMAADIVSTSYYSKVERNIHQISADELIAILNRHHIDSSAFFVHFSNFNSQEKRDFLKEIGDAYEKKDKQELLTIKKDIDQLPDSRQKKYYQLQIDLVLNVYLTKAADIPAELKNDLKKFVFQDNNWNENSLQLFRETIRVYDIDELSFLVNAILAKYHQPAELPIKTQEILGGICINFLDKCYEHNTPELIKQPLQYISKLSNASELLLVKILKNYYQAVFNKNADEVKVISDVLEKAGWKDFVSVLPHLNS from the coding sequence ATGACTATTGGCGAGTTGTTAAAACAAACAAGACAATCCCTTGGTTTAACTCAAACAGAGATGGCAGCTGACATTGTTTCAACGTCTTATTATTCAAAAGTGGAACGAAACATTCATCAAATTAGTGCGGATGAATTGATCGCTATTCTCAACAGACATCATATTGATAGCTCAGCTTTCTTTGTTCATTTTTCTAATTTTAATTCACAGGAAAAGAGAGATTTTCTAAAAGAAATAGGGGATGCGTATGAGAAGAAAGACAAGCAAGAACTTTTGACAATCAAAAAAGATATTGATCAATTACCGGATTCGAGACAAAAGAAGTATTATCAGCTGCAAATTGACTTGGTTTTGAATGTTTATTTAACAAAAGCAGCTGATATTCCAGCTGAATTAAAAAATGATCTAAAGAAGTTTGTTTTTCAAGATAATAATTGGAATGAAAATTCACTGCAGTTGTTTAGAGAAACAATTCGTGTTTACGATATAGATGAGCTTAGTTTTTTAGTAAATGCAATTTTGGCTAAGTATCACCAGCCAGCTGAGTTACCAATAAAAACGCAGGAGATCTTAGGGGGCATTTGTATTAATTTTTTAGATAAGTGTTATGAGCACAACACACCTGAATTAATAAAACAACCACTCCAATATATTTCTAAACTTTCAAATGCTTCGGAATTGCTGTTAGTTAAAATACTTAAAAATTATTATCAAGCAGTTTTTAATAAAAATGCAGATGAAGTAAAAGTTATTAGTGATGTTCTTGAAAAAGCAGGATGGAAAGATTTCGTTTCTGTTTTACCTCATTTAAATAGCTAA
- a CDS encoding SPFH domain-containing protein, translated as MRILLIVLVILVLVLLALSFHIVPQNYEGLVETLGKYSRTVKAGFVMIFPGVQRIRKVSLALQPLEISKYRIITKDNAEITTSLTLNYLVTDSYKYFYNNTDSVESMVQLIRGHLRDIIGRMELNEALGSTSQINAQLAEAIGDLTDIYGIRVVRVNVDELLPSPEIQKAMDKQLTADREKTAAIARAEGEARNIELTTKAKNDALVATAKANAEAIKTQADADAYRIKKLQESLDSAGEGYFRNQSLDSFNQLAQGPNNLIVVDKDEISNLGKIPAAKKIWDQSKKED; from the coding sequence ATGCGAATTTTACTAATTGTTTTGGTGATTTTAGTTTTAGTTCTATTAGCTTTAAGCTTTCATATTGTTCCGCAAAACTATGAAGGTTTAGTTGAAACTTTAGGTAAGTATTCACGAACTGTAAAAGCAGGCTTTGTGATGATTTTTCCTGGAGTTCAAAGAATTAGAAAAGTGTCGCTAGCTCTTCAACCTTTAGAAATTTCTAAATACCGAATTATTACTAAAGATAACGCTGAAATTACTACTAGTCTGACTTTAAACTATCTTGTCACTGACTCTTATAAGTACTTCTACAACAACACTGATTCTGTTGAATCAATGGTGCAATTAATTCGTGGGCACCTTCGTGATATTATTGGCCGAATGGAATTAAACGAAGCTCTAGGTTCAACTAGTCAGATTAACGCACAACTTGCCGAAGCAATTGGCGATTTGACTGACATTTATGGTATTCGCGTTGTTCGTGTCAATGTTGACGAATTGCTTCCTAGTCCTGAAATTCAAAAGGCAATGGATAAGCAATTAACGGCTGATCGTGAAAAAACAGCGGCAATTGCACGTGCTGAAGGTGAAGCCAGAAATATCGAATTAACTACTAAGGCGAAAAATGATGCCTTAGTTGCTACAGCCAAAGCGAATGCAGAAGCAATCAAAACTCAAGCTGATGCCGATGCTTACAGAATTAAGAAATTACAAGAATCACTTGATAGCGCTGGCGAGGGCTACTTTAGAAATCAAAGTCTTGATAGCTTCAACCAACTTGCTCAGGGTCCTAACAATTTAATCGTTGTTGATAAGGATGAAATTAGCAATTTAGGAAAAATTCCAGCTGCTAAAAAAATCTGGGACCAAAGCAAAAAAGAAGATTAA
- a CDS encoding DUF975 family protein gives MKINRKELRKIACKQLKGNWLWVIGLLIIPGIINLFLEYITNYVWTGSLNTNNLSLISWWQGLGWSIFTIITALIATMIAWGVQYATLAFRDTGKKPNVFKAMFSSFTNGYFFKTFLTSLLTTLFTFFWGLLLIVPGIIKSFSYAMTPYIMKDMIDSKHEMTATEAISESRKIMKGNKTTLFIIWLTFNIWYFIIGLAGIAIAFLYLKPFNKPLADLIFQALIAYLIAIILIAIINFLLSLYLQPYYRQTVANFYRNLVGDKYLRKDNN, from the coding sequence ATGAAAATCAACCGCAAAGAATTAAGAAAAATTGCTTGCAAGCAGCTTAAAGGCAACTGGCTATGGGTAATTGGATTGTTAATCATTCCTGGAATTATTAATTTATTTCTCGAATATATAACTAATTATGTCTGGACCGGTAGTTTGAATACTAATAATCTTTCTCTTATTTCATGGTGGCAAGGCTTAGGCTGGAGCATATTCACTATAATTACCGCCTTAATTGCTACGATGATTGCCTGGGGAGTTCAATATGCAACGTTAGCTTTTAGAGATACAGGTAAAAAGCCAAATGTTTTTAAAGCAATGTTTTCTAGTTTTACTAATGGCTATTTCTTTAAAACATTCCTAACTAGCTTACTAACTACTCTATTTACTTTCTTCTGGGGACTTTTATTAATAGTTCCAGGCATTATTAAAAGTTTTTCCTACGCAATGACGCCTTACATTATGAAAGATATGATTGATTCAAAACACGAAATGACTGCAACAGAAGCAATCAGTGAGTCACGCAAGATCATGAAAGGTAATAAAACCACTTTATTCATCATTTGGTTAACTTTCAATATTTGGTATTTTATTATTGGTTTAGCTGGAATAGCTATTGCTTTTCTTTACCTGAAACCATTTAATAAACCATTAGCTGATCTCATCTTCCAAGCATTGATTGCATATTTAATTGCAATTATTCTAATCGCTATCATCAACTTTCTACTTTCCCTTTACCTTCAACCGTATTATCGTCAAACTGTTGCCAACTTTTACCGCAACTTAGTAGGCGATAAATATCTTAGAAAAGATAATAATTAA
- a CDS encoding GNAT family N-acetyltransferase: protein MEKVSLTQFTENSLKGIWQQGFSADQPEWTKFNAPYFNDYQKFSDFESFKDSTIAKFLLSEDCRCIIVNKQPIGMVSKDWIDEQTRWLEIGIVIYDSSKWSGGYGTTALRIWINHIFQNTDKLEHIGLTTWSGNPSMMRVAEKLGFQKEAQIRKVRYYNGKYYDSMKYGILRDEWENVCKN, encoded by the coding sequence ATGGAAAAAGTTAGCTTAACCCAATTTACAGAAAACTCATTAAAAGGAATTTGGCAACAAGGCTTCTCAGCCGATCAGCCTGAATGGACCAAATTTAATGCACCATACTTTAACGATTATCAGAAATTTAGTGATTTTGAATCATTCAAGGACAGCACCATTGCCAAATTTTTATTAAGTGAAGATTGTCGCTGCATTATAGTTAACAAGCAGCCAATCGGTATGGTTTCAAAAGATTGGATTGATGAACAAACGCGCTGGCTTGAAATCGGAATTGTAATCTATGATTCAAGCAAATGGAGTGGTGGCTATGGCACAACTGCGCTACGAATTTGGATTAATCACATTTTTCAAAATACTGATAAGTTGGAACACATTGGATTAACAACCTGGTCTGGTAATCCCTCGATGATGCGTGTTGCAGAAAAACTCGGATTTCAAAAAGAAGCTCAAATCAGAAAAGTACGGTATTACAATGGTAAATATTATGACTCTATGAAATATGGGATTTTAAGGGATGAATGGGAAAATGTCTGTAAGAATTAA
- a CDS encoding GNAT family acetyltransferase, producing the protein MSVRIKKIKDNQYHVWCDEQNIGTITTYHNEFHNKYLYLEFNLSKYPIYFPFSEIKQIEGKSLQVMTDSTNTDLVHLLLQNGFKCKRHCYTPKVTKNDLRVKLNSNCSLYTFDINNKKYDILCHLLYKYYQAMHQSVSPLTVSENTFVKEVPTQTGYYSTNEDGKIENLIFTEKNEIAYICSFSEKSCNLFIQAILSKMFSKYSAIFFEADDTDWSATKLLDCFNVDKENSFNTYIYI; encoded by the coding sequence ATGTCTGTAAGAATTAAAAAGATCAAAGATAATCAATATCATGTTTGGTGCGATGAACAAAACATAGGTACTATTACTACTTATCATAATGAATTTCATAATAAGTATCTTTACCTAGAATTTAACCTGAGCAAATACCCTATTTACTTTCCATTTAGTGAAATCAAACAAATCGAAGGTAAATCACTTCAAGTAATGACTGATTCAACTAATACTGATTTAGTCCACTTATTGCTTCAAAATGGATTTAAATGTAAACGTCATTGTTATACTCCAAAAGTAACTAAAAACGATTTGAGGGTAAAACTAAATTCTAATTGTTCTCTGTATACCTTTGATATTAACAATAAAAAATATGACATACTTTGTCATCTACTATATAAATATTACCAAGCAATGCATCAATCCGTATCTCCGCTAACTGTTTCTGAGAATACTTTTGTTAAAGAAGTTCCGACCCAAACTGGCTACTATAGTACAAATGAAGATGGGAAAATTGAAAACCTAATTTTTACTGAGAAAAACGAGATAGCTTATATTTGTTCATTCAGTGAAAAATCTTGCAATCTATTCATTCAAGCTATTTTAAGTAAAATGTTTAGTAAATATTCTGCGATTTTCTTTGAAGCAGACGACACAGATTGGTCTGCAACTAAGTTACTTGATTGCTTTAATGTCGATAAAGAAAATAGTTTTAATACTTATATTTATATATGA
- a CDS encoding bifunctional metallophosphatase/5'-nucleotidase, protein MKNHRRVLVGSLASAALMSLFLVNNGSVKADEVVQPRQVQQSSEVRVTTNQDNAKKPNNDQWANPANYKDDIPVQVLGINDLHGNIDTTGKAYVGRGMHYNAGNVARLSSYLNNAESDFKEKNPEGNTFRVEAGDMVGASPATSSLLQDEPTMKSLKAMNVNIGTLGNHEFDEGLGEFDRIVEGKAPQKGQFNQEEQNYPHENSNLQIVISNVVNKKDQTVPFNWQPYLTKEVKAGNKSSKVGFIGVVTADMPKLTFAKNLKDYQILDPAETIAKYDRILQNQGVNAIVVLAHTGVSTYKGKTSGEAVDILKKLYQIDPNNSVDLYVAAHSHQYANGTVGRTKIVQANKFSMAYDDAIGYIDPKTNDFVNGSLITHVYPVMSPKEDKFTKADPKVEAIIKDAENRTSKITNSVIGKTTPGTEISTTLNDNKENAVGDLVVDAQLFEARKKGIQADFAITNGGGVRSNLNIENDGSIKWKSAQAVQPFNNQIQVFNLTGKQIYDVLNSQYVKNGERYYLVGGMRYAYTDTDDPSHPQKVAVMLDGNGKQFDLNKTYRVITSNYLVDSTAEFKGAKKVADVGIDTDLFVDYFKDQTAAGKLILAPELNRKFYLTKPQLDELLNKLKQETQVSKQGTTNNDLGEKNSQILDKTDKLVNKADETKTSEQEQAKKSEESTKIIYVFSKAKREENTLKVVNEPVGKNSSLATLTRSKSLNRNESKKASLPKAGAEDVSWISWLGLALTGLVSFFGLGIKKRN, encoded by the coding sequence ATGAAAAATCATCGTCGTGTTTTAGTTGGTAGTTTAGCTAGTGCTGCTTTAATGAGCTTGTTTTTAGTAAATAATGGTTCAGTTAAAGCTGATGAAGTCGTTCAACCAAGGCAAGTTCAGCAAAGCAGTGAAGTAAGGGTTACGACGAATCAAGATAATGCTAAAAAGCCGAACAATGATCAATGGGCCAATCCTGCTAATTATAAGGATGATATCCCAGTTCAAGTGTTAGGTATTAATGATTTACATGGAAATATTGATACCACTGGGAAAGCATATGTTGGACGAGGAATGCATTATAATGCTGGAAATGTGGCACGCTTAAGTAGTTACTTGAACAATGCGGAAAGTGATTTTAAAGAAAAAAATCCCGAAGGTAACACATTTAGAGTTGAAGCGGGAGACATGGTAGGTGCTTCTCCAGCGACGTCATCACTACTCCAAGATGAACCGACGATGAAATCTTTGAAGGCAATGAACGTTAATATTGGTACTCTGGGTAACCATGAATTTGATGAGGGATTAGGTGAATTTGACCGCATTGTGGAAGGTAAAGCTCCCCAAAAAGGTCAATTTAACCAAGAAGAGCAGAACTATCCCCATGAAAATTCAAATTTACAGATTGTTATTTCTAATGTAGTTAATAAAAAAGATCAAACTGTGCCATTTAATTGGCAGCCATATTTGACAAAAGAGGTAAAAGCTGGCAATAAGTCAAGTAAGGTTGGCTTTATTGGTGTTGTAACTGCTGATATGCCTAAACTTACTTTCGCTAAAAATTTAAAAGATTATCAAATTCTAGATCCAGCTGAAACAATTGCAAAGTATGATCGTATTTTGCAAAATCAAGGTGTAAATGCGATTGTTGTTTTAGCCCATACTGGTGTTTCAACATATAAAGGTAAAACTAGTGGAGAAGCAGTCGACATTTTGAAGAAGCTGTATCAAATCGATCCCAATAATTCTGTAGATTTATATGTTGCTGCCCATTCACACCAATATGCAAATGGTACAGTTGGTAGAACTAAAATTGTTCAAGCCAATAAATTTTCAATGGCTTATGATGACGCAATTGGTTATATTGATCCTAAGACAAATGATTTTGTTAATGGTAGCTTGATAACTCATGTTTATCCTGTAATGTCACCAAAAGAAGATAAATTTACTAAGGCTGATCCTAAAGTCGAAGCAATTATTAAAGACGCAGAAAATCGTACTAGCAAGATTACAAATTCTGTAATTGGTAAAACGACCCCTGGTACTGAAATTAGTACCACTCTCAATGATAATAAAGAAAATGCAGTTGGTGATTTAGTCGTTGATGCTCAACTTTTTGAAGCTAGGAAGAAGGGAATCCAAGCTGACTTTGCTATCACTAATGGAGGCGGCGTTCGAAGCAACTTAAATATTGAAAACGACGGATCAATAAAATGGAAATCAGCTCAAGCTGTACAGCCATTTAATAATCAAATTCAAGTATTTAATTTAACAGGAAAACAAATTTACGATGTTTTGAATTCACAATACGTTAAAAACGGTGAACGTTACTACCTCGTTGGCGGGATGCGCTATGCATATACAGATACTGATGATCCATCTCATCCGCAAAAAGTAGCTGTTATGTTAGACGGCAATGGTAAGCAATTTGATTTAAACAAGACTTATCGAGTTATTACAAGCAACTATTTAGTAGATTCAACTGCTGAATTTAAGGGTGCAAAAAAGGTGGCTGATGTAGGAATTGATACTGACTTATTCGTAGATTATTTCAAAGATCAAACTGCAGCTGGTAAACTAATTCTTGCTCCTGAATTAAATCGTAAGTTTTATCTAACTAAGCCACAATTAGATGAATTGTTGAATAAGTTAAAGCAAGAAACGCAAGTATCAAAGCAAGGTACGACAAATAATGATTTAGGTGAGAAAAATAGTCAGATTTTAGATAAAACTGATAAGTTAGTAAATAAAGCAGATGAGACTAAGACTTCTGAACAAGAACAGGCTAAGAAATCAGAAGAGAGTACGAAGATTATTTATGTATTTTCAAAAGCTAAGAGAGAGGAAAATACACTTAAAGTCGTAAATGAACCTGTAGGCAAAAATTCTAGCTTGGCTACATTAACAAGAAGTAAGAGTCTTAATAGAAATGAATCTAAGAAAGCTTCATTGCCAAAGGCAGGGGCAGAAGATGTATCCTGGATTTCTTGGTTAGGATTAGCTTTAACTGGCTTAGTTAGCTTCTTTGGATTGGGTATTAAGAAAAGAAATTAA
- a CDS encoding RpiB/LacA/LacB family sugar-phosphate isomerase, which translates to MQASSQKEKNQILEHYLNEAINPNDELINFGIYPDSKIQLSYVQVSIAVALLINSRSLDFIVTGCSSGQGMMLACNTFPNVQCGYLPTPQDAFLFSHINNGNVASFPLGLNWGWSGEINLAETMKSLFKLPWGTGYPPSQASRKMKNTTEVKELNQLNKKSIISILPSVDPDLLIPILKYKPVYDFIIQNGTNHELVDLIKKLRYDYFN; encoded by the coding sequence ATTCAAGCTAGTTCTCAAAAAGAAAAGAACCAAATTTTAGAACATTATTTAAATGAAGCAATCAATCCTAACGATGAATTAATTAACTTCGGCATTTATCCAGACAGTAAAATTCAACTATCTTACGTTCAAGTTTCAATAGCAGTCGCTTTATTAATTAACAGTCGTTCTTTAGACTTCATTGTTACTGGCTGCTCATCTGGTCAAGGGATGATGCTGGCTTGCAATACTTTCCCCAATGTTCAATGTGGCTATCTTCCTACCCCACAAGATGCTTTTCTATTCAGCCATATTAATAATGGAAATGTAGCTTCTTTCCCTCTAGGCCTAAATTGGGGTTGGAGCGGAGAAATTAATTTGGCGGAAACTATGAAATCCCTCTTTAAGCTGCCTTGGGGCACTGGCTATCCACCCTCTCAAGCATCCCGAAAAATGAAAAACACTACAGAAGTAAAAGAACTTAACCAGCTCAATAAAAAATCTATAATTTCTATTCTCCCTTCTGTTGATCCTGATCTACTAATTCCTATCTTAAAGTACAAACCAGTTTATGATTTTATTATCCAAAATGGTACAAATCATGAACTAGTTGATTTGATTAAGAAATTAAGGTACGACTATTTCAATTAG
- a CDS encoding SPJ_0845 family protein encodes MGLTFNNPNNLQQMLDKFATVPDPKKTPKRPGEGLDKSKKDGGQTPNVINDEKEPEVKSKKKKDKK; translated from the coding sequence ATGGGACTAACTTTTAACAATCCTAATAACTTACAACAAATGCTCGATAAATTTGCGACTGTTCCAGATCCAAAAAAGACACCAAAAAGACCGGGTGAAGGGCTTGATAAGTCTAAAAAAGATGGTGGTCAAACTCCAAATGTCATTAATGATGAAAAGGAACCGGAAGTAAAGAGCAAAAAGAAGAAAGATAAGAAGTAA